One Salvelinus fontinalis isolate EN_2023a chromosome 27, ASM2944872v1, whole genome shotgun sequence genomic region harbors:
- the LOC129825074 gene encoding cardiac phospholamban-like, whose amino-acid sequence MDKVQHTMRSAIRRASMAVDVPPQARQNMQELFVNFSLILICLLLIYIIVLLIPL is encoded by the exons ATGGATAAGGTGCAGCACACGATGCGCTCGGCCATCCGCAGAGCCTCCATGGCGGTGGACGTGCCCCCCCAGGCCAGGCAGAACATGCAGGAGCTCTTTGTCAACTTCAGCCTCATCCTCATCTGCCTGCTGCTCATCTACATCATCGTGTTGTTGAT ACCACTGTAG